A stretch of the Acyrthosiphon pisum isolate AL4f chromosome A2, pea_aphid_22Mar2018_4r6ur, whole genome shotgun sequence genome encodes the following:
- the LOC100165931 gene encoding ubiquilin-1, whose protein sequence is MSDSEENAKTITVTVKTPKEKQTVEVQENATISEFKDVVAKQFNATPSQLCLIFAGKIMKDHDTLATHNIKDGLTVHLVIKTNAPQNNTTTSSSTNTGSAQPPRPPADINASPFNLGMLGGLPGMEALGFTSANFMELQQRMQRELIDNPDMLRNLVDSPMVQQMMSDPAHMRQLILANPQMQQLVERHPEINHMLNNPEMLRQTMEMARNPSMLQELMRTQDRALSNLESIPGGFSALQRMYRDVQEPFMNAATEEFSRNTFATPSESGGEQNPQQGQENRDPLPNPWGGSTGTNQSDPSNGRAAPTSGTLPTGGTGGTMFNGDTMNSMMQQMIENPQVMQSIMNTPYFQSTLQAMTSNPNMANNLLSNNPLLANNPELQSQFRSMMPAFLQQMSNPAVQDMSTNPNVLSALDQIQRGLEALRTNMPNIGGSLGGQSFFPTPNANATTNADSTVTSDMPSTEGQDNNFAELMRRMLSQVPNNSIPVANTQPPEERYSSQLEQLSAMGFVNRDANLQALIATFGDINAAVERLLTSGQLST, encoded by the exons ATGTCAGACAGCGAAGAGAATGCAAAGACGATCACTGTGACAGTAAAAACGCCCAAAGAAAAGCAAACAGTCGAAGTGCAAGAAAACGCTACCATTAGTGAA TTTAAAGATGTGGTGGCTAAACAGTTTAATGCAACACCATCACAATTATGTTTGATATTTGCTGGTAAAATCATGAAAGATCATGATACATTAGCAACCCATAATATTAAAGATGGACTAACGGTACATTTAGTTATCAAGACAAATGCTCCACAAAACAATACAACAACTTCTTCATCTACAAATACAGGATCGGCTCAACCACCTAGACCTCCtg CTGATATTAATGCTTCCCCGTTTAATTTGGGTATGCTGGGGGGCTTACCTGGTATGGAAGCCTTGGGATTCACTTCGGCTAATTTCATGGAGTTGCAACAGCGTATGCAGCGTGAATTGATTGACAATCCTGATATGCTAAGGAATTTGGTTGATAGTCCAATGGTTCAACAAATGATGAGTGATCCTGCACATATGAGACAATTGATTTTGGCCAATCCACAAATGCAACAATTAGTTgag AGACATCCTGAAATTAATCATATGTTAAACAATCCTGAAATGTTACGGCAAACAATGGAAATGGCTCGGAATCCATCAATGTTGCAAGAACTGATGCGTACGCAAGATAGAGCTTTATCAAATTTGGAATCAATACCTGGAGGTTTCAGTGCTTTACAAAGAATGTATAGAGACGTTCAAGAACCATTTATGAATGCAGCTACTGAAGAATTTAGCCGAAATACATTTGCGACTCCAAGTGAAAGTGGTGgcg aacaAAATCCTCAACAAGGACAGGAAAATCGTGATCCTTTGCCAAATCCTTGGGGTGGTTCTACTGGAACAAACCAATCTGATCCTTCTAATGGAAGAGCAGCGCCAACATCAGGTACGCTACCAACTGGGGGAACTGGAGGTACCATGTTTAATGGTGATACAATGAACTCTATGATGCAACAAATGATTGAAAATCCACAAGTTATGCAAAGCATTATGAATACTCCATATTTCCAATCAACTCTGCAGGCAATGACTAGCAACCCTAACATGGCCAACAACTTGTTAAGTAACAATCCATTGCTTGCTAATAATCCAGAACTTCAG tctCAATTCCGTAGTATGATGCCAGCGTTCCTGCAACAGATGTCTAACCCTGCAGTTCAAGATATGTCCACTAATCCAAATGTGTTATCTGCTCTTGATCAAATACAAAGAGGCCTTGAAGCACTACGTACTAACATGCCAAATATTGGTGGATCATTGGGTGGCCAGTCTTTTTTTCCAACACCAAATGCCAATGCAACTACTAATGCTGATTCAACTGTAACTAGTGATATGCCATCAACTGAAGGTCAAGATAATAATTTTGCGGAACTCATGAGAAGAAtg ctATCACAAGTGCCAAATAACAGTATACCAGTGGCAAACACTCAGCCACCGGAAGAAAGATACAGTTCTCAATTGGAACAATTGTCTGCAATGGGATTTGTCAATCGAGATGCTAATTTACAAGCATTGATTGCAACATTTGGAGATATAAATGCCGCTGTTGAACGGCTACTTACTAGTGGGCAATTGTCTACTTAA